Below is a genomic region from Scomber scombrus chromosome 3, fScoSco1.1, whole genome shotgun sequence.
TGTCCCATAATGCCTGAAACTGccagttcagcagcagagcagtgACAGGTGAGCTGAACTGATGAAATAGTGAACAAACAATTGGTGTTGATTCTGATTTACTGGTATTaattctgctgctgttttcataATGGAAGGATAACTCCTATTTTAATGTCAAGTTATTTTGGTGTTACTGCTCAGGgtcttctctttctcactggCTTCCCCTGGTCGCCCACTGTACATccacacatacaccaacacaaaaatgtaagtTTCAGGTTGGAGACCCCCTGTGTGACTAAGATAGGGAAGCCcatgcaggtgtgtttgtgagtgactCAACCCTgaaacagacagatggaaagCTGAAGTGGGCTAACTGAGAACAGTTTGACTGGGTCTCCCCTCTATCAAAGAATTATCAACAGAATCCCCTGCTTACTGAAAACGATGCAAAACCTGAAACCGACACGGTTTCCATCACGGtttcatttgaaataaatgtcaaagtgattcatggaaaacaaaaagttcaattaataaTTGGAATCTGAATTTTGACAGAATAATGTGAGATGGTAAAGAAAATGCTGAgcagcacattttaaaagaacacaatattgtctctttctctctgttagtttctgtttgtctctctcctcccaccCATGGAACAGATAAATACGCCCACAACAAAGCAAAATGTCAGCATTTGTTGCCCATTACTAAATCGGTGCACTTACTTTCCATCACTGAACAGGAAACAGGACAGGTGTTGAGTTTTGTGCCTTAGCTGCTGTGGCTCTTCTCTGAAGGGAGTTTCACTTAAGTAGTGTTAGAGACAATTTCACATGAAAATTATTAATGTGTCACTGCTAGACCTTTCTGAGGGGCAGGCGAGACAAAGCTTGATTGTTGCTCGTTTAGAAGCTATGGTGTGTGCCTTTGTTAACCATGTGACATGTGTTCTGATTTAAAACTTGGGTCTCACTTTCAGTTTTGGTAATTATCACTAATGGTTGTGCTAATATTTTAAATACCAGTTCAGTCCCTGATTTACACTGTAGGCCTGTACTAGTTCTAAATTTCAAACACAGATGATCACACAGACAGTTTTGACAGTTTGGGTAGataatgttttggttttctttacTCTCAGGAGACCTTAAAGTGCTCTATGGACATTACGTGTCTCTCACCAGCTGTATTGTGTGTACAGAGGTGGGAGGTAACTAAGTATTTGTAATTTGTTACTGTACAAAAGTCAATTTTTCAGGTATCTGCACTTTACTTGAGTACTATTTAGTTTTCTgatgactttttacttttacttcctacatttgaacacaaatatctgtactccctactccttacattgtcaaaacaggctcattacttgtttcaacctcggtgacattataaaaagaagacaagacGTGCAAGTGATAGAAAACCAATCTTGAGCGGCTGCCCACGTCAAAATCTGCTACTGAAAGTCCcaacaatgtgtgcagacagggcaggaatatgacagcagcaggaagacttCTACCGTATTAACACAcgctgtgcactgtgcacagtttacagaggttGATTATAACAGCAATCTGTGGCAGTAAATGAGTCACTGAGGAGCGattaatgcaattttttttaaattaatgcgTTATGCTTggcatatattatattatattataatatatcatattatgCGTTAACGCTGACAGCCCTAATAAttctaatatttatatatatcctGTCTGAATTTTGGCTTTCAGCAGAACTAGACTGTGTCccatcattttttctttttgtgcaagttgttaacaaaagaggaaaactatcCTATTTGTGTGCCGAGAACTTTTTCGTTTTGCCGAGTTATCAAAAGAAGTATTATGTATTATCATTGATGGTACAAAACCTTTTTAACTTCTTACTTTTGCTCTTAAGTAGactacatttcagagcctgcactttcttacttttacttgaataaaggagttgaatcagtacttctACGTTTACCTGAgtatttttttacacaagtatctgtacttctacttaagtacagaatgTGAGTACTTTTGCCACCTCTGTTTGTGTATCCTTCAGGTGTGACAAACGTGTTGTATGCATGTTGCACATTTTAGGAATATTGAAAAACCTCCATTACATACATCAATCGTTGTTTACTATCAGTCAtcgtctttttttcctttattagaGCATTGCTGCGTATCTTGGTGCACAGACCAGTGAAATAGTGTGAAACCATTGTTAGGAATATGTATTGGACATAGACTGTACATAAAGAGTGACGTAGCgaggtgtgacatcacccattgggaTGTATTAGAGCCAGTTTGAAGCGCAGGGTTGCTGCTTATAATCAGCACTATCTTTTCCGTTTTGAGCCAGGACCTGTCAGAGGCCTTTCATGCTCTGGAAATAGCTACGGCCTGCTACTTTGGGCTGAAAGGGAACATGAAGTGGTGCAGACTCCGGCTAATGAGCTACTTTAGCTTAATTctgctaacagggcaggtatcCTAATCTAGAAATATTAAACTTACTGAAACATAGAAACAATAGTCTGACTCAGTCCTAGAGCTggtgagagcagcaggtgaatGAACTGTTAATCAACAcccacatggcagacatcaaCGCTACATTAAGTCTCGTGATTGAAACCATAATGACTTATTGAAAAAGTGTTTGACTtagtattttaaatttttttgaatgggagtcaattggagACATGGATTTTTTTGGACCCAGCATCTGGTGGGCATCAATGGTATtacactttaaggtacttctgAATTGGCTTTATGATAATACTAatcataatacattttatttataaatcacaAAGTATTTAGTCTTTAGCCTCAAGCCGTGGTAGTTGTTGCTTGGTATTGTGTCACCCAGGTATGTCATCATGCCCAGGCATGAGACAAGCAAAACAGggactatttaaaaaaaactgctctaTAGCTTTACTAGAGGTCAAAACCTCCACAGGTTGGATATGGCTATATATGGGTTTCCCTTCTTTATGTGctttttacatttgcatataaaaaaatgtgattggaAACACtggaaatttgaaaaaagattaaatattccAAAAAGGTTTTTACAATTAGATGAGGTGGAAAAGAGtcatcaaagcaaaaaaaaaaaaaaaaaccaaaaaactaatttagcaaataaatgatgaaatacaaGAAGTGTATGATTTAAATATCTCTAAGCCCTCTGGGCAGCATATAATTGATGCAGTACTGTTATCAAAATTCttcaaaaagcaagaaaatgtgATGTAAACTGCTCTGTCCATCATTCGCTCCATCGCCAGGATTTGTATCGCATTCCcatcatggatgtataaagagaactgaaTACAGGGTTAAAGGCAGGGcccaaataaaaaaattccTGCTGTAGAGAAATAACCCGGATGAAAACATACTGCACACGGCTGAGACAGCTAACTTCTGGTTTAGCCCTCCAGCTAATTTGAATAGGGATAAAACAATTTGTGTGGCCCTAACCCAAAATATGATCAGACTGAATAAATCAAATTTTTTGTAGTGAAAGGATTCATTTCATGCTCTATTGATTACGTCATTGTCCCATCATCTTCTTTTTGTGGTTTACTCGATTAGCACCACCAACTGTTTACTGCCATGCACTCAAATATTAATATTCACAGAACAGTAGTGGATGGAAACACACgttaatttacattttcttttatcgattttctgaatacatttggatggaaacctGACTTATCCGACTGTTATCCATCTTATCTATCATTTTACCTATTTTACACACAGCCTCTGAAGACACTCGTATAATGTCTTCTCTGGAAGCAGCTCTTCTGAGAAAACAACCCTGGTGATGTCATCGGAGTATAAAGTTTCCGTTTCAAACTTTAGTGGCCAGTAAAGCATCCAATAaaagacagcagagcagcagcagtttgataACTCGTGATTCAGTCATTCACTGTTAAAAACAATGACGAAAGCTATAAATGCCATATATAATTGCCATATAAATTGCTGCCATCCAGTGGTTACAGTTTTTATCAAGCTGCAGTGACGTAAGATCGTGAtaacacagtgttacacagtggGTGTTGGGTGTGGTTAGCTGTGCAAAACAGATTAAACTTCTTCCACTCTAGTACATCAATGCCATGTAGAAACTCATTTGAGCTGCTGCACAACTTGACAGGTTTATTTCATTGATGTCTATTGGAATGACAAAATCAAAAACTATACTATTAACCAAACTTCTTtacacaaatttacattttatattctgtaaAACCAAATATTTTGAGCACCAACTGGCCCAGAGTAAATGACAAAAAGTCACACATAACATATATTGGTATGCTATAACTCTGTAATACTTCCTGATGGTCTATACCCCCACCCTGTCTTTTGTCTTCCGAACTGAGAAACCAGATCACACCATCAGCAGGCAGctcatactgtatactgttcATGCCTTTCTGAAGACAATAGCCTCTATGAGATCAGTGTGCATTTAAACATTAGAATTATTTTCAATACAtcactttttgaaaaatctatTTACGGACTTTTACACACGTTTTGTTTATATTGTGGTTATTTCTTACTGcactttaaactcagatttaatcTAATTTTCTGCACCAAGAAGCAATTTCACCAGTAAAATCAACACAATCTCATTTTTGGAATGATCTTCTATGAAGCAACTGCATTTAGGAAGGAGGTCAGGGTCAAAATCTGCAACAGGGCAGCCTAACTGCAGCTGGCAGTGATTGAGTGTCTCATTAGGACACATAAGCCTGGCTGATTTTAGCCATAGTGGGTCCCTGGAGTTTATCAAGTCAAATCATGTGATCAGAGGTGTACTATTAgatttttttgcagaaaacagTGTAGAGCTTTTTGGTGGGCTGCTCTTCTGTTACTCTTCCTACCCCATCCTGTTCAGCCTACATTCTGTGCACTGCTTTTCGGATGCGGGCCATGTTATTCAATGCTTCACACCAGAGGCAAAGGAGTGATGTGCAGATCGGTGGGCTCCACTTCAAACATGTTTGCAGACCACGACCGTGCTGCAGAAGGTCTCTGCAACACTCCGCTGCATGGATCCCATTTGTCACAACCGAGAAGAAGGTTACAGCTGGGGCGTGGTTTGATATCTCTGTCAATGATCTCCTATAGCAGGCTCCAACAAACACCACCAAGACGTGTTTGGCATCAATTGCCGTGTCGAAGATTAAAAAATGGACCAAAAGTGGATTCATCTGCTGATGATTCTGGTGTTTTATCAAGGTAAGTTCATTGTCATTTCTAAAAGTGTATTAAGTGTTGTGTGGCAGTTTTTTAAGATTTCCCTGTCTGTTTCTTAGTCTTGCGCGAAAACAGAAAGGTGGTGTGAAAGGTGATACTGCTCCTATTTTATCACAACTTTAGGGATGAGCTCAGGAGTTGGTGAAGACGTGACACCAGAGGAAGGGAAGTCGGTTGAAATAACGTGTTCTCCTACTTTGGTGGGCACCTTGATCATCTGGTTTCGAATCCTGAACACATCTGGCATTGAATTCATAGCATCTTTCGCACCCGGCAGCGACATTCCGAAGACAAGCATCTCTGACAGCTTCAGTACCTCAAAGGCTCGCAATAGAATACTAACCCTGAAGTCATTCAACAAACAGAAAGACGGCGGCATTTACACCTGTGCGTCTCTCAAGGGTAACACATTGGATTTTGGCAAATTAACCCGACTGGTTGTAGGTGAGTTTCGTCCTATAAATGTGTGCTACTCTTCTCATGATGGACGATTTTCAGTAACACTAGACTTGAAATCTTTGttaagaaaaagataaaatcGTGACTGAAGCACCGGCGgcgaccaccaccaccaaaaaaGATGAAGCCAAGACCACCACAGCGTGCGTTTGTAAAACTCCTAAGTCAGGTAAATGCTCATCACTGCAACTCCAGATCCCAGTCCTGTGTACTGTTATCAGCTGTGAGGAGAAATGGGtggtcatttgtttttgcacttgTAGCAGGGGGAAGCGGTTTTTCCACCTTTTGTAATCCAATCATACTGGGCGCACTGGCTGGCAGCTGCGGCCTTCTTCTGCtgctcctcatcatcatcagcgTGCACTGCAGTCGTAAGTTTATATGTGATATCTTTAACCCAGAAGAGACTCCATGGAGGCagttgaattttatttttagacattaaaTATGCGATCATTAAAtctctgttattttattttaaattctacgAAATTTCCTCAGAAATTTTCAGTCCATTTTTCTGCTTTACTAGATTTaaacatgtatattttttttgcagtcaCATGTGatgatttgtaatatttttatcttttgatTTACTGTAGGAATAAGGACCCGGAGATGCCCACACCATTACAAAAGAAAgtaagttttgttttcatgttctctctctttaaaaaaaaatctattattgtttttgcatttaGGGCCGTAGCCAGCATTTTTAGAAATGAGGTCCTTTGTCCTCCCAAACAAGGCCCCCACCTCACCTCAGACATCAAACAAATGTAAATCTGAATTTTGTGTAATTATTcagatttttcatatttatgtatTGAGTTGGATCTataagttttaattaaatagaGCTTCTTTAAAGGAAATTCCTCTGAAAATCACCAAGTGCTCATAAACCAGTGAACTAACTAAACTCTGACCTAAACAACTGTCAGAGTGTGTCTCTATTTTCTCTATAATTTGTACCATATTAAATAGTTCTTTCCACTCCTCTTTCTAGAAAATGATTACGAAATTCCAGGCccataaaataaactttacatGATAGTGACTGCTGTTTCCTTCTCTGAACTGAGTCACTCAAATAAGCTATTCATTGTtataatcttttcttttttttaaatactgttacTTGTTTATCTCATATAGGCCCCGGACGCCAGCTCCTGGAAAACAAATGATGGCCAACAGACACGTTTAATGTAAATGGTGCAGTTTCACAGTCCATGCTATTTTACAGCCATGTTTTCTTGTTGCAGAAATCATTTTTCATCGTCAACTTAACGACAAATTCATGGTAAATAATTTGTCGTCACAATGTGTGCGATAGAAAACATGAAAGTGTTTAAATTGGTTCAAGAGttcaacacattaaatattttttttaaagttcttgTGTCGTGTCAGCATTCAGTTTTAACTGCATTGTGGTTAGACGGCCGGCAGCGCAGCgctgtttgtgcattttttgtGCATGCACATTTAACTCTTTATCAAACTGCAATGAAATATGATATGAAATGTCGAGTGATCGGATTACCATGAATGTTGAAAATAGAAATCACTTAAATCCtgaaaatatttgcattgtATGAAGTTAATGCAAAATTGCTCATAagtcattttacttttgtatagatTTAATTCCATTAATCTTTCAATATTATCCTTTCAAGAGCTGatttatatcctgtttattttttaaagcatactGCCTATACTGTGAAGACTAGGGttgaaaatgttactttttttttagctgagcTTCTTAGTTTTTGTTCTCCAAAATGACATTTATGTTCCTTTAATTCTgtggtcttttttaaaatggatGTACAATATATTAGAATTCatccattgtgtgtttttaatagatatattgtgtgaaataaaatatgacTCAGACAATCTTTCTTGGCAGCAATGAAttgtatttgtctttatttatgttCCGTATTTCATTTTACTAAACTAATGCATAAAACCAGCCTGTTTGCATCTCCATCAGTCATTCAGGGTCTTGGCACACAAATAGAAAGTTTTACATAATGTCTGAGCACAAGACATTTGTCTTGTTCTAAGCCTTCTAAGTCAAAAGGGAAGTGGGCTGTTGAGTGAAAAACCACTAAGtctggagaaaagaaaaatgctttaaaaacagtttctCTTGTTAAAATTCCCCTGCAATTCTCAGAAA
It encodes:
- the cd8a gene encoding T-cell surface glycoprotein CD8 alpha chain; translation: MDQKWIHLLMILVFYQGMSSGVGEDVTPEEGKSVEITCSPTLVGTLIIWFRILNTSGIEFIASFAPGSDIPKTSISDSFSTSKARNRILTLKSFNKQKDGGIYTCASLKGNTLDFGKLTRLVVEKDKIVTEAPAATTTTKKDEAKTTTACVCKTPKSAGGSGFSTFCNPIILGALAGSCGLLLLLLIIISVHCSRIRTRRCPHHYKRKPRTPAPGKQMMANRHV